The following coding sequences lie in one Miscanthus floridulus cultivar M001 chromosome 9, ASM1932011v1, whole genome shotgun sequence genomic window:
- the LOC136483598 gene encoding uncharacterized protein, whose protein sequence is MAAVIDDSCRRPGSIPFKWEICPGTPKHVRSSSASPAPSSSPYSTSAAAAATVSRVAVSPKLTPPPAMSPSPYHSPRVSYYSSAAARSASVSPSRRRQAPQHRPTAFLDVNPRVAPAYRAGHVDDDEAAAPASRCFPLPVFRRRDGSRKGGRRSSGTGTTSGSGSSSANSFWSDYGGALPVPGGLRRSVSTSSSSSCLSLSSRSSGKLAEAREVEAAGGWFY, encoded by the coding sequence ATGGCAGCAGTGATCGATGACTCGTGCAGGAGGCCAGGCTCGATCCCGTTCAAGTGGGAGATCTGCCCGGGGACGCCCAAGCACGTCAGGAGCAGCAGCGCCAGcccagcaccttcatcgtcgccatactccacctccgccgccgccgccgccaccgtctccAGGGTGGCGGTGTCCCCGAAGctgacgccgccgccggccatgTCGCCGTCGCCTTACCATTCCCCTCGCGTCTCCTACTACTCTTCCGCGGCGGCGCGCTCGGCTTCCGTGTCGCCGTCCCGGCGCCGCCAGGCGCCGCAGCACCGGCCCACCGCCTTTCTCGACGTCAACCCCCGGGTCGCCCCCGCGTACCGCGCCGGGCATGTTGACGACGAcgaggcggcggcgccggccaGCAGGTGCTTCCCGCTCCCCGTGTTCCGGAGGCGGGACGGCAGCAGGAAAGGTGGCCGGCGGTCGTCCGGGACCGGGACGACGTCGGGGTCGGGCTCCTCGTCCGCGAACAGCTTCTGGTCGGACTACGGCGGCGCGCTGCCGGTGCCGGGTGGGCTAAGGCGGTCGGTGTCgacgtcctcgtcgtcgtcgtgccTGTCCCTGTCGTCCAGGAGTAGCGGTAAGTTGGCCGAGGCCAGGGAGGTGGAGGCCGCCGGTGGCTGGTTCTACTGA